The DNA window TCCATGGCTTGCATAACAGTATGTGCggtatacagagtgaattcctaacgatgcacgttccgtcgtctgctaaaattcAATGCGCACGGGGTACAGTCCGATAGCGGCTGTTTGCCAGGgcgaccaaccgtcataaattTAGACAACAGCTCGCCGCAATGTGTGACAACTCAAAGTTTTTTACAACTGTGAATTGAGCACAACTGCCAGCgaaaactgtcaaaattttttaggttAGCGACAGTTGGTCGCCCTGGTAAAGAGCTCGTATACAATACTCTCGTATTGTAGCGCGTGCGCACTAACCTTTAATAAACAACGAAGCGTGCAGTCGTTAAGAATTCACTCCGTGCAACGAATATAACTAGACAAGCTTTGATGGAGCATCTTATCCGGAGTCATATAGATGTGTGTGTAATGTAATGTAGTAGAACGATTAGCGAAATATTTGCGCGAAGCATTGTAAGCATGGAAGCATCGTCAGATTATTGCGTATTAATTGTTCGTAAGAGGACACcggtgaaaattgttaaccAGGCAATTTCAAAGGCATGATCCACGAAGAGATGTCGCGTCCTAAGCGATGACGGGCCGATGAATGACGCCAGTGAACAAGGTTGCGCCCAAATCGCTATGTTGTATTGCGTAATAAGCCGGGTGATCAACCACGAATCTGTCTGGTTTCCGGGGCGGGTAACTTATGCTCAGCACTTGAGGTACGACGACCGCTGAAgtaagagaaagagagaaaataaaacttaaCAATAACGAGAAGAAATAATATGCAGGGTCGTAGAAGAAACGCACTAGTGTGAatagaatgaatttttatggtATCACCTTTCTGGAACTTTAAAAGTATTGTTTTAATAATGCGGAGTTTACAAAACCTCGCTGCAGTGTGTTTTGCTTAATTATACGGTTtatactgaatttcagacatttCTAAAATagcgaaataacggttttaaCAAGTGAAAAAACCAACATCGTTGTGTTATAGAAAGTTAGGATCTTTATTCTTGGACCTTTTTTCTTGCTTTAAAAAGCATACATTTTGTCGTGAGAATTGACAATTTGCTGTTGtcataattttaatcaaaGCATAATGGAGTATTATGGGCTGGGAggcgatttcgaaaaatctccTCAAGTCCGTGAGAcgcatatatttttcatctgaTATATACTTGGTCACAATAATTCTAAGACGGTTAATTTTTCCGAAGAGtcggttacgttggcaatgcTGAATCAGTCCGCAGCGCCACCACCGGCCACAAGagactcaatttttttttttaaacataacGTTACTGTCACCTGTCTGTATTTTTGTGTTAGATTCGACAGTCATTggttatgttacgtttgaCAAGATTGAACTTGTTTCTAGGCCAGCCGGCTATAGCGCTGCGATCTGATACTGCATTACCAATGTAACCGACTTAACGACTCATTTACACAATTATACATATCAGAATCATTGTTACCAAGTGTACATACATCTGAATCGAGATTCGAACAAAGTGCAATAATTGGTATATGCGATTCGATATCACGGCTTAAGCAATGACGGGCTGATGAACAGCGACAGTGAATAAGGGAACGTCCAAGTTACGATAATAAATCGCAAAGTGCGCTGGCCGATCGACGATAAATCTTTGTGGTTTCGGGGGTGGCCAAACGGCACTTGCTGGCACGGCGAAGCCCACTAGAATAAGaaacatgtatgtacacattAACATTCACGACTGATGTATCAAAATTGTAACGGACACTTGGTCGCAGTGATTCTAAGACGGTTAATTTTCCCGATAAATGGGTTAGGTTGGCAATGCTGAATCAACCCGCAGCGCCACCGGCGGCCACAAGAGGCTCAATCTTAGTAAACACAACGCAACTGTCacttgtttatatttttttgttaaattcgACAGTCATGGATTATGTTACGTTTACAAAGATCGAGCCTGTTTCTAGACCGGCCGACGGTAGCGCTGCGGTCTGATACGGCATTACCAACGTAACCGACTTACCGATTCGCTTGGAAAATTATCCGTCTCAGAATCACTGCTACCAAGTGTACATGCATCTGAATGCAGAATCGAACAGAGTGCAACAATTGGTATACGCGATTGCATATTACGGCTTAAGCAATGGCGGGCTGGTGAACAGCGACAGTGAATAAGGGAAAGTCCAAGCTACGGTGATAAATCGCAAAGTGCGCTGACCGATCGACGATAAATCTTTGTGGTTCCGGGGGTGGCCAAACGGCACTTGCTGGCCCGCTGTTGCCCACCACTAGAATAagaaatatgtatgtacatattaaTATTCACGAGCGGTGTATGAAAATACTGTCCATCACCTTGGACGGTGCAAGCAGCTACTGAGAGTATAATAATCACTGCACaaagtaaattcgaaaaagaaaGTCTGTGTTCTGAAAAGCTCATCCGAAAAACGAGTCTTAATTCTTCAGCGCGCAGTGCGGGTGCCTAGACTCTATATACCTAGATAtatactgatttttttttcctttctctttttcttttcatttttacggCTTAGGGAAggtttcaaataattgatgTCCAATGATTATAAGTGATTTGCGATTTATTTGCGATTACGCTGTAGCGAATTAAGCGGCGATACAATAGGCGATAATGTGGATTAGTGCATGCGTAAAACGCTAATTAAAATGAGTTTGAAGTTTCTTCCGCAATATTTCATTGCGTTAACGTTACTGACTTCAATTTCGTTAGTTAGATGGCTAAGCAAAAGCGTAAATTAGTTTTCAGCAACGTTAAAGCATTCGAATTGATCAAAATAGAAATTGCTTTAAATGCGAGGTATTACGCAAAGTTGAAAAGAGTTTCGAGTTCTTTTTTACGCTGTAATGAAAAAGACGtcgttaaaattttgtaacgagAAAATGGATTAGGAATATATAGAAGTTCTTTCATCGCAATATAAATCGTGTCACCGCAGAATAAATGCCAAAATTTTAGCTAAACAGTTCTGAAACCCGATTTAATTTGACGGCTTAAAATCTTTccaaataagaataattttgtttaattcaatagaacaaataattgacgatcgaatttttttaaccaattcACGTTTTCAATAAAACCACGTTTCGTGATATTTCTTTAATAACGCTGACAAATAGTGGCAGGTCCAGCTTACGATGATGTATCGCACAATACACCGGTCGGTTGACCGCGAATATTTGTGGCGGACGGTTAATTCTTCCCGTAGAAGTTGCTacaaatttgagaaaaaaaaaattgaaattaagcATAGAATGAAtcgcagctaattgcgcgaTACGAAGGTTATCGATATAAAAGAGCGAAAGCGTACGAACATAGAATAAATTAGAAGGGGATTTCAAAGACGCCCTCCACTAAGAGCAAGCACATTACagatataacaaaaaatttgtcaagtAAATCTCGGAACATTCATGCATCTTGTCCTGTGAGAAATAGCGTTTCGATTAAATGCTGGGAAAAAATCATCGCTGTACGAAAGACTGGGTCGAGCTTTTGCAGAGTATTGTATATACTACACAATACAAAAGAGATGTCTGAAGGATTGCTTACAAGGTTTGACAAGGAAAACGATAATGGAAGAATCTAAAAGTTATTCCAAGTATTCGGTGTTATGGAAATGCATACAAATAAACGTTATTATTGAATGTATACACGAAAAAACGCAGTAAATTATATAGATAATTATTAGCATCtagtttctgaaaatttcacactatCTGTAGGGCGATTTAGTTTTGGAGTGATCGTTGAAAATGAACGCTTTATGCAGAGATGGGAAAGTGAAGAACGCCTTTGAACAAGGGTAGGTCCAAGTCGCGATGATGTATCGCATAATAGATTGGCCTATCAACCATAAATCTTTCTGGTGGTGGGGGTTGGTAATTGGCGCTTACTGGCAGGAGTATAAATcctggaagaaaaataatgtattatgTAAGATACATAACCCAGCGCTGCGTTCATTCATTACACGATGCAATGCATGGCTatcaaggttttttttttcaaatatgtacATGTACAATAATAAACGGTGAGTAATAGAATTCTGGACTAATCCTAAATAGTTTGATGCTAGGGTAAAGCTTTTGAACGATTCGACTGACTTGATACGTTTCTGAACATTGGTCAAGAGATTTTTGACATGAAATTTATACGCTCTGAATGAGAACAGCGGCATGGTAAAATCTTAAATTCCTATTCGATATCTGGGATAAAGATTGATCCAACGTACCTAGAAATTCGACCGAAAGCACGGACGGGATGAGACTTTGGACGAGCATAAATGCTCGGATTACAATTGCGTAGAAaagcgtatatgtataaggcATAGAGAAAATGAATAGTGAGATAGGTTTATTAGTACAATGATTTACGAATGAATATATGcaagagattaaaaaaaaaaatcttgcatTACCCCGTACTCTGAGTATTTGCTagaatataggtatgtataattttgacataaatttatcgtaaacTAAACCGTGGAAATATTCATGCGGTTTGAGACACAGGTTGATACAGATTTCCGATAAATAAGACTGCGTTAAAATTCCGATGGTATATCATGTAACAAGCTGGCTTGTCGACGAGGAATACTTGCTGAGGGTTAGGCAACGCCATGCCAGGAAGAACTTGGAGCTCTGGAAAAATCACCCATCATATCACACTGTTTTGTTTCATCGCACataacgttgaattttttgaaataccCCTGTAGCGAAAGTCgattttgcaataattttcaatgaacatcgggaaaaaatttggcaaagaTAATCGCAAATCCAAGCGCAGGTCAAGCGGACATTTGAAAACAGAAGCGCAATATTCGTACACTCATGAATACAAATGTGTATATTCAACACCTTAGGAATAAAATCGGGGTAATAAATTGGACCTAAAACGAATTTGGTGGAAAATTTTGGCCCCCTTCGAATATATTTAACGATATTATGTtattatcttattctaaaaAGTTTACGCATGTTTTAGCCGTGCATTTCAAACCAATATCCGAAAACCAAAAAACTgctgattaaaaatattttgtcggATTTATAGTGATTTTTTAGTGTATGGAGCATTCCTCGTCTGTTAAAATTTACGGTAACAAATGACGACAAATTCGTGAAGCCcccaaattaaaaatatgaaatatgatatcggattaaaaaaatgtcgcaGAAACGACAAGTttcgttttgaaaataaaaaagaataaaaacaatttgttaGAAGAGATAAAACGTCAGCTGGTAAACAAAAAACGTTCGTCAGATTCATCTCACCGAGGCTTAATTCTTATGCGAATCATTTCTTGGGTCTCGTACTTGCCCTGCGATTATCGGCACTGTCTCTGCCTGACGAAGGAAAAGTATAAAGGGCCGGTTCACGTTCAAGACCGTTGTCTTTTTTGAGATATCGAAAGAACGCCGTCCGCTCAATCCTGTATTACATAAACGTgagaatatatgtatgtggTTCATCAGATAATAATCTTAAGAATTGCAACATTACCTAAAGTGTGGATTCCGTAAGTAAATCCCAAATTTCCCCCCCAAAAAAGAAACCGCTCAATAATATCGTAAAAAATGCATCCCTTATGAAATATTACCGATAAGCTTTGATTCAAAGAACTTGAAATGTTCACGATTTTGCTAATAGAAATGGTTAGataatttatgtatgtacatctaattacattaatataacagaaaaacaaaaaggatACCGCATAATTGTTCAATGTTAATTATTCCATAAAATAAGACATCGTCAATTTATGTaaaatcactgaaaaaattagaccCAATAGTCAatatgttgagaaaaaaaaattgttaaccTGTTGTTGACGAAATGAAGATGTTTCTCGCCAGAGTTGTTCTGTATCCAACGCGTTAAACCTTGTAATGAAAAGGTGGGTAAGAAATTGTGAATATGGCTGTAAAAAATCAGTCACTCAATTttgaacttttgaaaaaaatggtagtAACGTATTTTAATATAATACCGTAGCTAGTCAAACGTTGGTTTTACATTCCACAGGCCTTTAGTCAGAAAGTAAGAAAGTCGAAATTCACTGACAACAAATTGAGTTTAGAGAGCTGTATGTTTATTTCTCACTGGTTGCTTGATGCAATTAATTTACAGGCTATATACGTACATCATGTAAACACGTGTTGATAACTTTGTAACACGTAACAGTTACGGATAACAAGTAATTCACGGTATTGCTGGGCTTGAAATGTGGCCAATAAATAACGGAGAATCCAATTCGCGATGGACGATCGATAACAGGAACGGTCGATCCactttcatttcttcttcGGGTGATAGAGACTCGAGCATGATTGTCAATTCTGTCacagaaatattgaaattctcaGACACGACTGACATCACCGGTGTGACGGATGTCATGATGAACGAGATATGAAACTAGCAAGCGTCCCAacacatatttttaattcgcaAATATTTCCCACTTTTGCATTCCAGGGAAACCATTGCATTTGAATGCCTAGAGAAATTGGAAATCGATAATAACGAATTACTCTATCGGCAATGCGTTcagaaattctttttattccttACGACCTTAAACCATTCAGAGAGTATACattataacaatattattgaaatttgacaTCGTCTCGGACGGAAACGTTGGATAAATTATGTCGTCGTTGGAGTCGAGAGTTTTCCATGGAATATCGGAGAAGCCAATTCACGGTGCAGAATCAAGTGGAGGAACGGTCGATCCACTTTGATCTCTTCTGACCACGACGCCAATGGAGGGGTGACATCAATTTCTACCGCAAACATAATTAAATGCGAAACTATCAGTAAAACGAGAATCAGCTCATGCGCGAACCAATGTGGAGGTCTTATAATAAACCGTGGGCGATTCGATTTCCGAGGGATTATCGATAACTGGAATGAACAGTCCAtcgtgattttatttattccctGGACTCTAAAAATTAGTTAGCGAAAACTCCCTGCGTAACTCATGCAAATACCAAACTATGACCAGAGCAGATTATCCACATGTTTTATGTCGTCGAAAGGATAAAAATGGAGAACCAGTGGGTGTTTTTTCTACTCGATTGATCGtatcgaaaattttgcaaaacaaaCATAAGAAGATTTGCACGAATACTactgaaatttgatttttcacgtTCAAGCAGTTTCTTTATTGCAATATACACTATAAATTTCATTGGGTATGACAAAAGTAATCTTCTTATATGATACAAAAATGcaggtatacaaaaaaaagaaaaaaaaatcatttatacTGTGGTGGGATTCAGGACCTGACCGGCGAACAATGTAGCCTCCAATTCGTGATGGAATATCAAACAGAAATACGGTCGGTCCACTTTTACTGTGGTTTGCCAATGAAGTGCACTCAACAGTACATACTCCATCTCTGCAAGAAcatgagaaaattgaaaaaacaatatttgaaatggtACACGTATAATGGAAGCAGATTTTCTCTATCACAGCTTGAAACGCATGTCGAAATCACAATATGATAATCAGGGTACCATATTGAATGGTAAGCTACATACGAATTTCATTTATGTGTCAAAATGACGGTGCTACTGTTACTCAAAGTTTCATAGTTACGCGAGTCAGTACAGATGCAATACTATAAAAATTAgtgaaatcgatgaaaaatataggGAAATTTGTCGTACTGCTGATGTGATAAAATGGTAGAAGGAAAATAGAATAGCTATGAGAGTTCTGGGCATAGATCCCTATTACCGACATTTACCGACATCACTCCAACACAACCGTTTTTCTAGAACTTGACTTACTATGTTCTGGAAAAAGATTTGTCGTgatgtcggtaagtgtcggtaataGGGATCTGTCCAGAACTCTTATAGATATTCTGATGAGGGAATCTCGAACATTAAGTCAACATGAATGTGGTCCGGGACACGGGCGAGAAGAAACGATGCGATCATAAGACAGAAGATATCCCTGTTGAATAACGGAGATTCCAGTGCCGTATTCACAACCATGCAAAATCACGGTCAGTCTATATTGAATTTCTGCGGTCATAGAGGTGCGCTAATCAATCTCCTTTTCAGAATTGCGACAAAAAGGGTCGTTTGCAACGGCATGCGAGAAAAATTCTGactaaattttgtaaaaaagtaCCAGGTCCCAGACATGGGCGCGAGGAAATCACGCGATCATAGGACTGTTAAATCGGCTACGCTAAACCTCAAACTACGATGTTTAAAGGCACAACATGATCATTACTGAATCAATACTGGCGATGTGATCCGAAGATGCAGAAGCATCATGACGTATCAGACTGCCCGTAACTTCACAAGTACTTCAGATATAACTGTGTAGTTTGCTAATTATTTAGTAATTAGATGGACCACGATTCATGGATTAGTGTAGACAGAAGTCTCAGGGAAACGTTTTCGAACTACTTTCAGCAAATATTGTTTTTGATTTCCATAATTGCAAATTGATGAATTGAACTATTCTGTGAGAATTTCAGCAACGTCATTACTGCGTAGCCATGAAAACAAGTGTAGTAATGTGTGTATATTGAAACGGTAAATTTTTACGTCTGAAAATGACATAAATCATACAAAAACACACGCTTCTAAATTCCGCGATCCCTAAATACGAACCGATTTCAATGAAACCTCTTAAAACGGCTAGCATTTTCTATCTTTCACAACATATATTAAACGAGTTAATATAGTATCGACACCTTGATTTTTTTGGCACAGTGAAATTCATGCGCGTGGTAGGTCCAGATATCGATGTGCTATATTGTTTCCATTCAACAAATACACAAAATTATTGTCGTCTCAAGAATACAAATCACACTATAGTTGAACTGACAATTTGGCCGTTCAACAACGCAGATCCTACTACGCGGTGTACGATAGAGTAAAGAAATGATCGATACACTCTAATTACAGTCGATGAGGAAGGTATACATAATTGGCATAAGGATTCTCCCCGTAATTTTGATCTCTGCCACATAAACAATTACTCGACACCAAATACTTGCAATAAATTCCAAAACGATCAACATCACCAACACTGAACAAAAAACTAAACATGGACTCTGCATACGTCTACAGACATGTTACAACAGAAACAAACTCGCACTACCTTCACACTGTTGACTTAATATATCCACAGCCGTGTTATTGGATAGTATCAATAAGTCTTTTCAAGTATAGTTTTTCGTGTGACTTCACAGATGCTTTGGAAATTAACCAGAGCTGACGACAGTTGCACGaaaattatacacacgtattgTGTGTCGCATGTGCTATGATATTGAGAGCACGTCTTGGATGACGAAACAAAATTAGCGATATCTGAAAACTACGAATGACAGTACCGTAGGGCTAAAAACTTTGCCAATGAAACATGAATGATCAATTAAATGAGTGGTTGAACCACTTTGATTGCATATATCTGCGGACGTGAACGCTGCACGAATCCGAATCGTATTTCATAAACAGTCATTCATATGGGCATACAAGTATTTACACCAACATCTTGTTAGAAATGTCATACAAGACATAATAATTGGTCAGTTCTGATGAGATGGCTACTGTAAAATATGAACGTGTCAATTCAGtgtaatttacaattttattaagCATGCATATTTAGACGCAGTCTTAAAACCGACAATGAGAATTGTCGAGCGCGATTTCagtaggaataaaaaaaattgtcgatatTAGATGGCTGTATAAAAAAGATACGGAGAGCGCTTCGTGGAAGATTTGTTTGTCGGTGTGAGGAATagtggtataaaaaatatgtcaagCGAACAGGGTCTGAcggatttaaaaattgaatactgaataattgaaaatttagttTACGCAACGCCCTAACATTGTGcagattttttactttgtttcaaaaacgatgaaataccaaaaaaaattactggtATGAATAACatttaatgattataagatCGAgggttaaataaataatacgatAAACCCAATAGCGTGTCTTCTGTCTGAAGAATGAATCTGCATCAAACGATGTCATTATTCTCTATTCGTAACAATCGAGCTATGAATTGTTACCGATAGCAAAATGAGTTTTCTTTCGGATAGCAGAGTAGAGATTATTATTTCGCTCATTAATAAGCAGATACTTGGATTGATGAAGCGCTGGAAAGTTATATAGTATAAATTCTAGGAAAATTATCAGCAAAGAATCGTTTTGTAACTATGATAAGCAGGTAAAGATCAGAAAATTGTATAACTTACTTTGCAAATTCTTCATTATCTTCTGTCACAATATACGTGATATAGATATTATTCACTCACAtagaaatggaagaaaatgaTCAAGATGCTGCTCGCACGACGTtgtgttaattaaattttaatttacacTTCCACATCAATAATTGACACGTCAAATTTGCAAGTAAAATACCTTCAGTAAGTAGCATGAGATACTTGCAGTATTTCATCGCAATAATTACAGAGTTTAGTTGAGCAAgcagataataataatcagatgtttttgatgaaatgaaaaatgaatagatAAGATTTTCTGTTGCCAATTCTTTCCAACAATAGATTACTATGCACAGAAACATGCGATCTAATCCTGAAATTGTGAAGGATGCAAGTTCAACCCGTTCGTACGACGAATTTCTCCCGAGTAATTTGCTAAAAGTATGCATCATTGGTTACATTTAGTGGAAAAAGGTTCGAcctccaatatttttttttttttaacaaggTATTTCCTAAACGTGTGAAAATCGGTAAACTCGTTACCAACAAGTTGAACAGAGGAATAACATTTCCACCACATGTCTATTTCTGGTATACGTGGCAAGACAAAAATAGCTTCAAATAATTCCAATAGTTATAAAATGTGTATCCAGAGATGATGgatttgtaatgaaaatcaaagCTCCCCATGTTGTTGCATGcgataaaacgaagaaagGAAACAacaaaagtttaaaaatttccgaaCGGTAATCAGCTCGACCAAGATTCTCCACACTTTTAAAAAAGGTTCAATTGACTCACCAGTAACAGCGGCTGCCTCGCTACCTTCCTCGTTAACTTCGATGAACGCCTTCTGAATAACTTTGCTGATTTTGAGCGGTGCGTTAGCCATGCCAGAGAAGTCGGCGCCGTTTTGGAACATTTCAGACATACCCATCTGAAACGAAACTCAGTATATAAAAGCACTCGTGTAACCGTGAataaagaacagaaaaagaaatgagtaagaaacgccacaaaaaaaaaaatcaatcaaccttgttatatgaaaaaaaattgttgatatatTAAAGACATACCTTTTCCAAAGATGGCTTAAGGTCCAATGTTGTTTCGATCTTGAATTTCGGAAGGTACAACATAACTTCATTTGAATACGCGCGTTTCAAGTGGTCGGTTAAATTTACAGTATGGAGATTATCCTGTATTCGCTTCAGTCCGTCGATTTGATTCGGTCGAATGATGATCATGCTGAGTTCTTTACCCTGAAGATGAGAGAGAAATGCTGCAGTGTCACGCCTtaagaatgtataaaatttttcatcttcccTAGCTTTACGCATTAGCGCACAATTCAAACTTGTGCAGATCCAGTTCGATTACAGAAATAGATTAGAGAAAATCTAAACGATCCTCTCGACGGTTGTGAAAAATACTTCGTACTGCTAtcatgttgaaaaatttcggaatcaagaatgaaagaaaaacgagacaCTTTTGGTTACGAGATAACTGTCTCGTAAAAATGTTGCCATTATCATTGTCTTTGCTGTTTGCAGAACGTACCTCATATGGTATTTCGATGAATTTCGCATCGACTTCCGGAATATTTCCGAATCGGTAATTTCTCTTTATGTACATGGTAGGGACGTTAATGGTAGTTTTTGCGTCAACGTGGAAAGGTCTATCTTCAGTCTGGGTTGAGTCAAACTTCGTGGCCCAGTTACCCTTGAAGTAAACGGCGTTTACGAGAACCAACGCGGTATCAGGAGTGAGGCTGTCTGTGTAGGAAGAATTGAGAAACAGTAGCGAACATCTAACACGAGTTGATTTTATCTCGTAATCAAACATACCTGGAGTAACTACATCCTTGATACGATGGTTAGTCTGCTCGTCACACCAAGCGTTTATGCTAGCGGCGGCAGTTGCCGAACGACCAAAGTCAAGACTTTCGGTTTCCGCCAAGAATTTTACAGCAGTTATTTCCTTGTACGAAGCCTTTATAGGAACCATGTCTGAAGTGTAGATTTTATTGGCCATCTTTAGTTGAACTCCTTTCACAGCCTGAAACGATTAGTGTCCTTCATTAACCGAAAGAGTCCAACACAATACTTGAAAGAAAACAGATTAGT is part of the Neodiprion virginianus isolate iyNeoVirg1 chromosome 5, iyNeoVirg1.1, whole genome shotgun sequence genome and encodes:
- the LOC124305641 gene encoding antichymotrypsin-2-like isoform X9; protein product: MFERLIFTGRFVKGVSSFTRHSRKVLLFSAAAFAVCAMADPSNDPLRIIARSTGGFSNRFLKTVVESNPGNLISSPLSAQVVLAMAAYGAGGSTATQMRTSLGIPANNALGQSGYKSLIETLNAVKGVQLKMANKIYTSDMVPIKASYKEITAVKFLAETESLDFGRSATAAASINAWCDEQTNHRIKDVVTPDSLTPDTALVLVNAVYFKGNWATKFDSTQTEDRPFHVDAKTTINVPTMYIKRNYRFGNIPEVDAKFIEIPYEGKELSMIIIRPNQIDGLKRIQDNLHTVNLTDHLKRAYSNEVMLYLPKFKIETTLDLKPSLEKMGMSEMFQNGADFSGMANAPLKISKVIQKAFIEVNEEGSEAAAVTELQVLPGMALPNPQQVFLVDKPACYMIYHRNFNAVLFIGNLYQPVSQTA
- the LOC124305641 gene encoding antichymotrypsin-2-like isoform X2 codes for the protein MFERLIFTGRFVKGVSSFTRHSRKVLLFSAAAFAVCAMADPSNDPLRIIARSTGGFSNRFLKTVVESNPGNLISSPLSAQVVLAMAAYGAGGSTATQMRTSLGIPANNALGQSGYKSLIETLNAVKGVQLKMANKIYTSDMVPIKASYKEITAVKFLAETESLDFGRSATAAASINAWCDEQTNHRIKDVVTPDSLTPDTALVLVNAVYFKGNWATKFDSTQTEDRPFHVDAKTTINVPTMYIKRNYRFGNIPEVDAKFIEIPYEGKELSMIIIRPNQIDGLKRIQDNLHTVNLTDHLKRAYSNEVMLYLPKFKIETTLDLKPSLEKMGMSEMFQNGADFSGMANAPLKISKVIQKAFIEVNEEGSEAAAVTAVVVPQVLSISYPPRKPDRFVVDHPAYYAIQHSDLGATLFTGVIHRPVIA
- the LOC124305641 gene encoding antitrypsin-like isoform X4, producing the protein MFERLIFTGRFVKGVSSFTRHSRKVLLFSAAAFAVCAMADPSNDPLRIIARSTGGFSNRFLKTVVESNPGNLISSPLSAQVVLAMAAYGAGGSTATQMRTSLGIPANNALGQSGYKSLIETLNAVKGVQLKMANKIYTSDMVPIKASYKEITAVKFLAETESLDFGRSATAAASINAWCDEQTNHRIKDVVTPDSLTPDTALVLVNAVYFKGNWATKFDSTQTEDRPFHVDAKTTINVPTMYIKRNYRFGNIPEVDAKFIEIPYEGKELSMIIIRPNQIDGLKRIQDNLHTVNLTDHLKRAYSNEVMLYLPKFKIETTLDLKPSLEKMGMSEMFQNGADFSGMANAPLKISKVIQKAFIEVNEEGSEAAAVTATSTGRINRPPQIFAVNRPVYCAIHHRKLDLPLFVSVIKEISRNVVLLKT
- the LOC124305641 gene encoding antichymotrypsin-2-like isoform X8 produces the protein MFERLIFTGRFVKGVSSFTRHSRKVLLFSAAAFAVCAMADPSNDPLRIIARSTGGFSNRFLKTVVESNPGNLISSPLSAQVVLAMAAYGAGGSTATQMRTSLGIPANNALGQSGYKSLIETLNAVKGVQLKMANKIYTSDMVPIKASYKEITAVKFLAETESLDFGRSATAAASINAWCDEQTNHRIKDVVTPDSLTPDTALVLVNAVYFKGNWATKFDSTQTEDRPFHVDAKTTINVPTMYIKRNYRFGNIPEVDAKFIEIPYEGKELSMIIIRPNQIDGLKRIQDNLHTVNLTDHLKRAYSNEVMLYLPKFKIETTLDLKPSLEKMGMSEMFQNGADFSGMANAPLKISKVIQKAFIEVNEEGSEAAAVTVGNSGPASAVWPPPEPQRFIVDRSAHFAIYHRSLDFPLFTVAVHQPAIA
- the LOC124305641 gene encoding antichymotrypsin-2-like isoform X10, giving the protein MFERLIFTGRFVKGVSSFTRHSRKVLLFSAAAFAVCAMADPSNDPLRIIARSTGGFSNRFLKTVVESNPGNLISSPLSAQVVLAMAAYGAGGSTATQMRTSLGIPANNALGQSGYKSLIETLNAVKGVQLKMANKIYTSDMVPIKASYKEITAVKFLAETESLDFGRSATAAASINAWCDEQTNHRIKDVVTPDSLTPDTALVLVNAVYFKGNWATKFDSTQTEDRPFHVDAKTTINVPTMYIKRNYRFGNIPEVDAKFIEIPYEGKELSMIIIRPNQIDGLKRIQDNLHTVNLTDHLKRAYSNEVMLYLPKFKIETTLDLKPSLEKMGMSEMFQNGADFSGMANAPLKISKVIQKAFIEVNEEGSEAAAVTGLSGRRSFDISKKTTVLNVNRPFILFLRQAETVPIIAGAPSSSWHGVA
- the LOC124305641 gene encoding antitrypsin-like isoform X7; this encodes MFERLIFTGRFVKGVSSFTRHSRKVLLFSAAAFAVCAMADPSNDPLRIIARSTGGFSNRFLKTVVESNPGNLISSPLSAQVVLAMAAYGAGGSTATQMRTSLGIPANNALGQSGYKSLIETLNAVKGVQLKMANKIYTSDMVPIKASYKEITAVKFLAETESLDFGRSATAAASINAWCDEQTNHRIKDVVTPDSLTPDTALVLVNAVYFKGNWATKFDSTQTEDRPFHVDAKTTINVPTMYIKRNYRFGNIPEVDAKFIEIPYEGKELSMIIIRPNQIDGLKRIQDNLHTVNLTDHLKRAYSNEVMLYLPKFKIETTLDLKPSLEKMGMSEMFQNGADFSGMANAPLKISKVIQKAFIEVNEEGSEAAAVTGFILLPVSANYQPPPPERFMVDRPIYYAIHHRDLDLPLFKGVLHFPISA
- the LOC124305641 gene encoding antichymotrypsin-2-like isoform X6, producing MFERLIFTGRFVKGVSSFTRHSRKVLLFSAAAFAVCAMADPSNDPLRIIARSTGGFSNRFLKTVVESNPGNLISSPLSAQVVLAMAAYGAGGSTATQMRTSLGIPANNALGQSGYKSLIETLNAVKGVQLKMANKIYTSDMVPIKASYKEITAVKFLAETESLDFGRSATAAASINAWCDEQTNHRIKDVVTPDSLTPDTALVLVNAVYFKGNWATKFDSTQTEDRPFHVDAKTTINVPTMYIKRNYRFGNIPEVDAKFIEIPYEGKELSMIIIRPNQIDGLKRIQDNLHTVNLTDHLKRAYSNEVMLYLPKFKIETTLDLKPSLEKMGMSEMFQNGADFSGMANAPLKISKVIQKAFIEVNEEGSEAAAVTVGFAVPASAVWPPPKPQRFIVDRPAHFAIYYRNLDVPLFTVAVHQPVIA